The DNA region tctgtgagagtggATAGCAACTTGTCGGAGCattcacagggtctctttccacaaaTTATAGGCTTTGGTACTTAGATGTTAACTTACTGTGGAAGACACTCAACACTCAAAAACCAAAATTCAAAATCCTAACTGTCATCAATAGGGAAGCTTTTTGGGTCTGCTCTGACATCATATCAATTCGAATTTTTCTGATATATTactcgaacttggttgttagtgcacCGAGTGCCCCTAACACTGCTCTCCTCATtgcccacattcttgcaatttcgacTTTTAGCAGTCTGTATTTTCCCTTCTTTtccaggttgttgttgttgctgtttttgttgttgatgttgtaattttcttcttcttcttcttcttcttcttctgcttcctcctcctcttcaccatcaccatcaccaccattatcatcatcatcatcatcatcaccatcatcatcatcttcttctacttcctcttcaacatcaccatcatcatcatcatcatcatcatcatcatcatcatcatcatcatcatcatcatcatcatcatcatcaccaccaccatcatcatcatcatcaccatcatcatcatcatcatcatcatcatcatcatcatcatcatcatcatcatcatcatcatcatcatcatcaccaccaccatcatcatcatcatcatcatcatcatcatcatcatcatcaccaccaccatcatcatcatcatcatcatcatcatcatcatcatcatcatcatcatcatcttcttcttcttcttcttcttcttcttcttcttcttcttcttctccttcagtagtcttatttttatcacgtgttttcactacactaccgagtgcagctctatgtgctgtggtttgttgtgatgctcttattttcactgtattgaaagttttTTAACGTAAGATGTGTGCActgcctaattattattattattattattattattattattattattatattattattgttgttgttgtttttgttatattttttcaacCAGTTCGAACCCTCACATTCTTGCGGAACGATCGGTTTTTCAACGTTATCCACATAAATGGCAAATTATTGGCACGTAAGTCAAaatcctttatgtatatatgcaatgtgtgtgtgcatgcgtgtgtatatatatatatatgtatatatatatatatatacacatatatatatatatatatatatatatattatatatatatatatatgcatatgcgcacacacatatgtatttatgtatgtatgcatgtatgtgtgtgtgtatttgtgtgtgattgtgtgtgtgtatgtatatgtctgcatgtgcatGTTTGCGTACATTTAAACGTCGTCTTGTATGTAAAAGTACTTACAAGTATTTGAGGAAGtacctgcatatatgtgtacgtaggCATATGAAGCCAGTACCCATGACCCATTACACGTTCTCTGAGACTTGTGCTAGAGAAGGAGGAAGGTATTTTATGCCAGTGACCTGATCCCAAATCCTAGCATTAGAGTGGTTTCCGTAAAAGGCAGCCAAGGTATCAGGTGGTGATGCTTTACGGTTGACAGAATTAGCCCACCATCTAAGGGATTTTAACCCCGAACTGAAATACCCGGAATAAATAACGTTAAGCACCCGATCCGATGTTCTTATTGCGCTGCCAGTCCGCTTCCCTGAATAGGTACCTTTTTATCGACCATGGAAAAATGtaacacttttcgatggtgctttcctccaggggttcaaattttttttctctacattgtatactttatagacagtagtcttttctttaatttaattttttattatccatctggactattccatttctgcacgctaattttacttttaatttattcccattcatgtgaaaccacttattcaagttcaagtcattgatgcaattttataccaattgctaattttacttttatgttacgattatattatactttagtttgattttaattattacttactacatataattcaattgttattattatttttattgttaaagtgaaagtatctgacataaaatagagaaatgtttttgtttcacttttaacacgtaatactgaaatagtggagaagatatgatattgctatgggctcgctctaggcaagaagttgaacattttttttgcccatgaaactacatggaccctaagtaaggcatgtgtaaaatctgaattgaattgattgtgtagttctcaagttttagggaatcgtagtggagaatatatgatattgctgtgggctcgcccaaggcaaaaagttcaaaatttttttgccgatgacactccccggatcctaagtaaggcatgtgtaaaaattgaatgaaatttagggaaacacacagacagacacacattctcagttttatatatataaagatatatatatatatatatatatatatatatatatatatatatatatatatatatatatatatatatattatatatatatatatatatatatatatgtatgtatgtatacacacacacacacacatatatatatatacacacgagcaaaacgcccccccaccatccaatggacggtgctgaaccatatctgctgaataaaagcaatcagtgttttcttttcattgaaaacatgcctttatttcaataaagtttTGGGTTTTGtcaaacgaagttaaggcaaaaaaacaaaaacaaatagtctttccttccttcatgctaaatttgaagaaaatatctcttttgcatcatAATTTTTAGGTCTTAGATATACTGCATCTTGtgacattatttcaagccagccggctttttgcTTGCGCAAACTGCATGTCcaattttctcgcgtacgcgtagtaacgatcgcaacagctgatgtacttgtgcgtacaaatacacgtggagtgctcagtcacttgtacgttaaattcacaagcaggctgttccgttgatcgtatcaactggaaccctcattatcGTAACCGATTGAGTGCCAGTGCCACCTATGGATGCGTTGTTAATAAGTTCATGCGCAGGAAgggctgcgtggcatcttgggcgagtgatTTCTACTATGTCGTCGAATCGACCAATCAGTAAATCTAGGtgataagtttaaaaaaaaacgaaaaaacatcgtgtatatgcttgtgtctgtctttgtgattgtgtttgtcaTCCCACTACTtcaaaccagtgttggtttgtttatgtccccgtaatttggcGGGTCGCAAAAGgaaaatgatataataaaaatCAGGCTTAAGATAATAAATGCTGGGGTCACTTTGCTCGGCTAAACCACTTCAAAGCAatgaaagtaaaagataaaagaaagacatGAAATTACGAGGTTCCAGGTTCGATTCTATTGCGAGGTAGCGTCATCGGCAAGAATCCCATTCGAATATATCACAACAAAGTTAGGGTTGTAAGAACGAAATAGTCTTGTCCTTCGTGGATAGCCTTAATGCAAAACAATGCTACAAACCAACACCTAAACCTTGATACACTCAGAGCACTCTATCGTATTGCAATAATTTGAGCCTAGATCAAACAAATTTCTTTCTTCGTACGCCAAAGAAACTACAAGGCGTATCATGTCCCCGAACCATTTCTACTTTGTATGTGGTTACGAATTAAAACTTacttttgtttaattaattaatgatttaaattcataaaaatggtaattcaattaaaaattaattatattctattatacATTTActtaaaggaaaaaaaggaaatatgaaGAGAGAGGAATCACAGAACAAGGCAATTCGGTTCCAAATAGCCAAAACAGTTGACAACAAGGCGAAGCTAAATCACTGTTTCAGAATGACGGGAGAAGATTTGAAAGATACTGTAATCGAAATGGGTTGCTTCCATCTTACATTCAAAAGAAATGCGTTACTGAAAAATATTAAGAGAATGGACAAAGATAATATAATTATTGAGACGTATGATGCTATTGATGATTCTGAAGGCAAAGGAAGATCTGATTCTAGTAgatatggaggtgatgatgttgaaaggAATGTAAGATCTGATCATGGTTATTATGGAAGTGATGATGTTGAAACGAAAGGAAAATCTGATTCTAGTAGTTatggagatgatgatgttgaacggaaagtaagatctgatcatggttattatggaggtgatgatgttgaaacgAAAGGAAAATCTGATTCTAGTAGTTatggagatgatgatgttgaacggaaagtaagatctgatcatggttattatggaggtgatgatgttgaaacgAAAGGAAAATCTGATTCTAGTAGTTatggagatgatgatgttgaacggaaagtaagatctgatcatggttattatggaggtgatgatgttgaaaggaaagtaagatctgatcatggttattatggaggtgatgatgttgaaaggaaagtaagatctgataatggttattatggaggtgatgatgttgaaaggaaagtaagatctgataatggttattatggaggtgatgatgttgaacggaaagtaagatctgaccatggttattatggaggtgatgatgttgaacggaaagtaagatctgatcatggttattatggaggtgatgatgttgaagggaATGTAAGATCTGATaatggttattatggaggtgatgatgttgaaaggaaagtaagatctgataatggttattatggaggtgatcatgttgaacggaaagtaagatctgatcatggttattatggagtgatgatgttgaacggaaagtaagatctgataacggttattatggaggtgatgatgttgaacggaaagtaagatctgataatggttattatggaggtgatgatgttgaacgaaAGTAAGATCTGACcatggttattatggaggtgatgatgttgaacggaaagtaagatctgatcatggttattatggaggtgatgatgttgaagggaATGTAAGATCTGATaatggttattatggaggtgatgatgttgaaaggaaagtaagatctgataatggttattatggaggtgatcatgttgaacggaaagtaagatctgatcatggttattatggaggtgatgatgttgaacggaaagtaagatctgataacggttattatggaggtgatgatgttgaacggaaagtaagatctgataatggttattatggaggtgatgatgttgaacggaaagtaagatctgatcatggttattatggaggtgatgatgttgaacggaaaataagatctgatcatggttattatggaggtgatgatgttgaacggaaagtaagatctgataatggttattatggaggtgatgatgttgaaaggAAAGTAAGTTCTGACcatggttattatggaggtgatgatgttgaacggaaagtaagatctgatcatggttattatggaggtgatgatgttgaaaggAAGTAAGATCTGATAATGGTTATTatgaggtgatgatgttgaacgaaagtaagatctgatcatggttattatggaggtgatgatgttgaacggaagtaagatctgatcatggttattatggaggtgatgatgttgaaaggaaagtaagatctgatcatggttattatggaggtgatgatgttgaaacgAAAGGAAAATCTGATTGTAGTAGTTATGGATGTGATGCTGTTGAACGGAAAGTAAGATCTGAtcatggttattatggaggtgatgatgttgaaacgAAAGGAAAATCTGATTCTAGTagttatggaggtgatgatgtcgaacggaaagtaagatctgatcatggttattatggaggagatgatgttgaacggaaagtaagatctgatcatggttattatggaggtgatgatgttgaacggaaagtaagatctgatcatggttattatggaggtgatgatgttgaacggaAAGTAAGATCTGATAATGGTTATTatgaaggtgatgatgttgaacggaaagtaagatctgaccatggttattatggaggtgatgatgttgaacggaaagtaagatctgatcatggttattatggaggtgatgatgttgaacggaaaataagatctgatcatggttattatggaggtgatgatgttgaacggaaagtaagatctgataatggttattatggaggtgatgatgttgaacggaaagtaagatctgataatggttattatggaggtgatgatgttgaacggaaagtaagatctgataacggttattatggaggtgatgatgttgaacggaaagtaagatctgataatggttattatggaggtgatgatgttgaacggaaaataagatctgatcatggttattatggaggtgatgatgttgaacggaaagtaagatctgataatggttattatggaggtgatgatgttgaaaggAAAGTAAGTTCTGACcatggttattatggaggtgatgatgttgaacggaaagtaagatctgatcatggttattatggaggtgatgatgttgaaaggaaagtaagatctgataatggttattatggaggtgatgatgttgaacggaaagtaagatctgatcatggttattatggaggtgatgatgttgaacggaaagtaagatctgatcatggttattatggaggtgatgatgttgaaaggaaagtaagatctgatcatggttattatggaggtgatgatgttgaaacgAAAGGAAAATCTGATTGTAGTAGTTATGGATGTGATGCTGTTGAACGGAAAGTAAGATCTGAtcatggttattatggaggtgatgatgttgaaacgAAAGGAAAATCTGATTCTAGTagttatggaggtgatgatgttgaacggaaagtaagatctgatcatggttattatggaggagatgatgttgaacggaaagtaagatctgatcatggttattatggaggtgatgatgttgaacggaaagtaagatc from Octopus sinensis linkage group LG13, ASM634580v1, whole genome shotgun sequence includes:
- the LOC115218617 gene encoding uncharacterized protein LOC115218617 encodes the protein MKSVTVAYVLFVMLSCLTIAYSYVLRELAKNLTNTNDNVAAMKMVKSENDDRNARNANLTGSLSIRQGPCKVLVNMITCRLIVGDNEFRTLTFLRNDRFFNVIHINGKLLARKKGNMKREESQNKAIRFQIAKTVDNKAKLNHCFRMTGEDLKDTVIEMGCFHLTFKRNALLKNIKRMDKDNIIIETYDAIDDSEGKGRSDSSRYGGDDVERNVRSDHGYYGSDDVETKGKSDSKKIL